The following proteins are encoded in a genomic region of Entelurus aequoreus isolate RoL-2023_Sb linkage group LG01, RoL_Eaeq_v1.1, whole genome shotgun sequence:
- the slitrk6 gene encoding SLIT and NTRK-like protein 6, with protein sequence MLPCLILVSLFLKAIRCQDSHPLQPSTSISESCDSLCSCEAKDGIFYINCEQRNLSTISQIKVPSDVPFHLNLYKNDLVEIRTEEMEGLKNALSLHIGGNSIQELEPGVFSALGSLKKLHINRNFLVTLREDTFQGLVNLEFLQADTNFIRVIEPGAFNKLIRLKVLILNDNSIEFLPNNIFRFVPLTHLDLRGNKLQTLPFVGFLEHIGRIMELLLEDNQWLCDCDILHLKIWMENMRGQSAIGEVVCSTPKNLKGTILAKVKREILCPSHADINLEEPSKSLDMVVTPSSKGAQSPKLTDARDDAKEPTPSHIPGSPCVEHCSCHNHPVAGFLMHCQDRGIQKVSDIGILQQSPAKMVMTGNMIQKLYRYDFVTYDGLELLNLANNRIDYIDNETFLSLSSLKKLHLNGNRIEKLYSTMFVGLHNLEYLYLEYNLIKDIAPGTFNPLPNLNLLSLNNNLLSSLPAQIFRNAPLTKLNLRKNLFMHLPVSNVLDQLDSLEQIYFEDNPWDCSCDLFSLKQWVEKLRTDTVVGSILCHTPKKAMQADLRSLRHEVLCTGLGTHSLAPDGEESVTATLGPDGSGRGFLNSLTDSVPLSVLILSLLVLVLMIIFCSAGLVVFVVHRRRRRAKRKAAGEHPRENSGNSPIHLHYSMYGQKTTHHTLTQRPGAGTLYEERSHSPIVQICRNPTYCSQQKEHEADLDYGLDHPSSKNHVCRSIMEKENTSPLTGNPGSKFKAMPGECPSEFLTLGDPNSLYRNMLERENKLQQLGITEYLRKNMAQLQPAVEMQVPGHQEELKLMETIMYSRPRKVMLEQTKNEYFELKANLHTEPDYLEIVEHQAAYN encoded by the coding sequence ATGTTGCCCTGTCTGATTTTGGTCAGCTTGTTTTTGAAGGCGATCCGATGCCAAGATTCTCATCCCTTACAGCCGTCGACCTCCATTAGCGAGTCTTGTGACTCCTTGTGCTCCTGCGAGGCAAAGGACGGCATCTTCTACATCAACTGCGAGCAGAGAAACCTGAGCACCATCTCCCAAATTAAAGTCCCGTCAGATGTGCCCTTCCACCTGAACCTTTACAAAAACGACTTGGTTGAGATTCGCACCGAGGAAATGGAAGGGCTGAAAAATGCCCTTTCGCTGCACATCGGAGGGAATAGCATACAAGAATTGGAACCAGGGGTTTTCAGTGCTCTTGGTTCTTTGAAAAAACTCCACATCAACAGAAACTTCCTCGTCACACTCAGAGAGGACACTTTTCAAGGCCTGGTGAATTTGGAGTTTCTCCAAGCTGACACAAACTTCATTCGGGTCATCGAGCCAGGGGCCTTTAACAAACTGATCCGCCTCAAGGTCTTAATCCTCAATGACAATTCCATCGAGTTTTTACCAAACAACATTTTCCGTTTTGTGCCTCTCACCCACCTGGACCTGCGTGGCAATAAGCTCCAGACGCTGCCTTTTGTTGGGTTTTTAGAGCACATCGGTCGGATTATGGAACTACTCTTGGAGGACAATCAATGGTTGTGTGACTGTgatattttgcatttaaaaatctGGATGGAGAACATGCGGGGCCAGTCTGCAATCGGGGAGGTGGTCTGCAGCACACCAAAGAATCTCAAGGGCACCATCTTAGCTAAAGTCAAGCGAGAAATTCTCTGTCCGTCCCACGCAGATATCAATTTAGAGGAACCCTCCAAGTCACTGGATATGGTTGTTACGCCCTCGTCCAAAGGGGCGCAGAGTCCCAAGTTGACTGATGCCAGAGACGACGCCAAGGAGCCAACACCGTCTCACATTCCCGGTAGTCCTTGTGTAGAGCATTGTTCCTGTCACAATCACCCTGTGGCTGGGTTTTTGATGCATTGTCAAGACAGAGGAATTCAAAAGGTTTCAGATATCGGAATACTTCAGCAAAGCCCCGCTAAAATGGTCATGACAGGAAATATGATTCAGAAACTGTACAGGTACGATTTTGTTACATATGATGGGCTGGAATTGCTCAATTTGGCAAATAATAGGATCGATTATATCGACAACGAGACTTTCCTCAGTTTGAGCAGTTTGAAGAAACTGCATTTGAACGGCAACAGAATTGAAAAACTTTACTCCACAATGTTTGTGGGGCTCCACAACCTTGAATACTTGTATCTGGAATATAACCTTATCAAGGACATCGCTCCAGGCACATTTAATCCCCTGCCAAACCTTAATCTGTTATCATTAAACAACAACCTGCTCAGCTCGCTTCCTGCACAGATATTTCGCAACGCACCCCTCACCAAATTAAATCTGAGAAAAAATCTGTTCATGCACCTGCCAGTGAGCAACGTGCTTGATCAACTCGACTCATTAGAGCAGATTTATTTCGAGGACAACCCTTGGGACTGCAGCTGTGACTTGTTCAGCCTCAAACAGTGGGTGGAAAAACTGAGGACAGACACGGTGGTGGGCTCCATTTTGTGCCACACCCCAAAGAAAGCGATGCAGGCTGATCTTAGGAGCTTACGTCACGAAGTGCTCTGCACCGGTTTGGGCACCCACTCTTTGGCTCCGGATGGAGAAGAAAGCGTGACTGCCACGCTGGGCCCGGACGGTTCTGGCAGAGGCTTTCTGAACTCCCTCACAGACAGCGTCCCACTCTCCGTGCTCATCCTAAGTCTTCTTGTTTTAGTCTTAATGATTATATTCTGCTCAGCGGGGCTGGTTGTTTTCGTGGTGCACCGGCGGCGCCGCAGAGCAAAGAGAAAAGCAGCAGGCGAGCATCCGAGAGAAAACAGCGGCAACAGTCCCATTCACTTACATTACAGCATGTACGGGCAAAAAACAACACATCACACTCTGACACAAAGACCCGGAGCTGGCACCCTGTATGAGGAGAGATCGCACAGTCCCATTGTGCAGATCTGCCGGAACCCGACCTACTGCTCTCAGCAAAAGGAGCACGAGGCAGATCTGGATTACGGCCTAGACCACCCCAGCTCTAAGAATCATGTCTGCCGAAGCATCATGGAGAAGGAGAACACCTCCCCTCTCACAGGCAACCCGGGCTCAAAGTTCAAAGCCATGCCGGGAGAGTGCCCGTCCGAGTTTCTAACTCTCGGGGACCCAAATTCCTTGTACAGGAATATGCTGGAGCGGGAGAACAAGCTGCAGCAACTTGGAATTACGGAGTACCTTCGTAAAAACATGGCCCAGCTACAGCCGGCTGTAGAAATGCAAGTCCCGGGGCACCAGGAGGAGTTAAAGCTAATGGAGACCATTATGTACTCCCGGCCGCGGAAGGTCATGCTGGAGCAAACTAAGAATGAGTACTTTGAACTGAAGGCCAATTTACATACTGAGCCGGACTATTTGGAGATTGTGGAGCATCAAGCTGCGTATAACTGA